The genomic stretch CAAGATCGTCATCACCGTCCGCACCTCGGCCTTCCAGGCCACGGGCACGGGCGGTTCGGCTGCGATCGAGACCGTCGCCGCACCGGCGGATGCGGGCCAGTCCAGCTATGTCTCGGAAAATCTCTCCAAATCCGACCGGCCCGATCTCACATCGGCGAAGATCGTCATCTCGGGTGGTCGCGGGATGCAGTCCGGCGACAATTTCCACATGCTGGAGAAAGTGGCGGACCGCCTCGGCGCGGCGGTTGGCGCCTCTCGCGCGGCTGTCGATGCGGGCTTCGTGCCCAACAATTATCAGGTCGGCCAGACCGGCAAGGTCGTGTCACCGGATCTCTACATCGCGGTGGGCATTTCCGGCGCGATTCAGCATCTGGCGGGGATGAAGGACAGCAAGGTCATCGTCGCCATCAACAAAGACGAAGAGGCCCCCATCTTCCAAGTGGCCGATTACGGCTATGTCGGCGATTTGTTTTCCGCCATTCCTGAACTCGAGCAGGAACTGGCAAAGGCCGGCTACTGAGCTTAAGCAACATTCAGACGGTCGCGAGCCGCACGCATTTCCTTCGACAGGTTTTATGCGTTAGTCTCGCGGCCCTTCAAGGCCGTTCGTGGTGGGAATAATGGAAATCCGCAAGGTTGGGGTGATTGGCGCAGGCCAGATGGGCAATGGCATTGCCCATGTCGCGGCGCTGGCTGGTCACGATGTCTTCCTCAATGATTTGTCGCGGGAGAATATCGAGTCGGCACTCGCCACCATCAATGGGAACATGGCCCGGCAGGCCCGCAACGGCAAGATTACCGAAGATCAACGACGACAAGCTCTTGACCGCATCCACATCGCCGAGAACCTCGAGAGTCTCGAAGTTTGCGATCTGGTGATCGAATCGGCCAGCGAAGACGAGCAGGTCAAACGCAAGATCTTCGCCGCACTCTGTCCATTGATCCGGCCGGAGACGATCGTCGCCACCAATACTTCATCCATCTCCATCACCCGCCTCGCAGCCTCAACGGATCGACCCGAGCGATTCATGGGGATTCACTTCATGAATCCCGTCCCGCTGATGGAGCTGGTCGAATTGATTCGCGGCATCGCCACGGATGACGCGACGTTCACGAGCGTCCGCCAGTTCACCCTGACGCTCGGCAAGACGATCGCGGTGGCGGAGGACTTTCCCGCCTTCATCGTCAATCGAATCCTGCTGCCGATGATCAATGAGGCGGTCTACACGCTTTATGAAGGTGTCGGCACGGTGGAGGCCATCGACAGCGCCATGAAGCTTGGCGCGCATCATCCGATGGGACCTCTGGAGCTGGCCGACTTCATCGGTCTCGATACCTGCCTGTCGATCATGCAGGTGCTCTATGAGGGGCTCGCTGATTCGAAATACCGCCCCTGCCCGCTGCTGGTCAAGTATGTTGAGGCCGGCTGGCTGGGACGGAAGACACAGCGTGGATTCTACGATTATCGGGGCGAGAAGCCGGTTCCGACCCGCTAGCTTGACCGTAGCGCTTGATCGCCTTGCATCATTATTGCCGACATCATTGATCGGTATCCACCCGGCCGCCCTCTCGGCGGGCGCGCGCGTTTGCAAAAGCGAGCCGGGATAACACAGCACCGCCACACACTCGTCGATCTTTGCCGCCAGTTCGGATGCATGCCGTGTCCGTTGCGCAAAGGTCGAGAGGTATGGAGGATGGTGACGTTCCCCTCTTGGGAGGATCACGATCGATCGTCACTCGACGCGGCGACGTCGTTTTTCGAGAGGCGGCGCCCTGGTCCAGAACGGTCATCGCCCTTCTGAGACATCTGGAAGCCGTGGGCTTCGATCATGCCCCGCGCGTCGTCTCTGGAGGCTTCGATCCTTCGGGACGGGAGATGCTCAGCTTCGTCGAAGGCACCTTTGTCCACCCTAAAGCCTGGAACGACGATGCCCTGCCCGCGCTCGGACGAATGCTCCGAGAGTTGCACGAGGCGACGGCCTCCTTCAGGCCTGACGATACTCCCCAATGGCAATCCTGGTTCGGACGAAGGCTGGGCATCCCCTCTGTCATCGGTCATTGCGACACCGGCCCGTGGAACATCGTCAGCCGCGACCAGATGCCGGTCGCCCTTATTGATTGGGAGGTCGCGGGACCCGTCGATCCCCGCGTTGAACTTTGCCAAGCCTGCTGGCTCAATGCACATCTCGTGGATGACGACATCGCAGAGTTGCATGGCTTTCCGTCAGTGGAGATGAGGGCGCGGCAGTTGTGCATGCTCCTCGATGGCTATGGCCTATCGCGACGGGAGCGCATCGGCTTCATCGATCTCATTCGCGATTTCGTGGTGCTCTGCGCTGCCGACATCGCTACGGAAGCGCGTGTCACTCGGGATGCGACGGTCAATCCGAGGCTCTGGGGAATTGCGTGGCGCGCGCGTAGTGCCGGCTGGATCACACGGCACAGAAGCACCCTCGAGCGCGTCCTCAACGCGTCGGCATAAAAAATACTCCGACTGCAGGACGTCCTGTTTCGGCAGGAAGTAAAGGAAAAACAGGCTGGTCTCGACGGGCCATGCGCCTAAAACTGTGCATCTTTGTTTTGCCACGAACCAGCCCTTCTGCAGCCGAATTGCAGAAGCACATTGGCATCGTTGCCTCTAGTGGTTCGGTTCTGGCGAGGGTGTCGGAGATCTCAGCCCCCCAGCCCCCCCGATGCTCCCAAAGGAGCCGGACCATCGAGTATCTCCCTTGAGTTCAGTCAGTAAGGGCAACAGACTGAGTCGATGATCGGGTTTCCCGGTTATCGACTCGGGCTGACTGCCCAGCTCTTTCCCTTCCCGACATCTTGATTTCGAAATTCAGCTCGCCGATATCGGCGCTGTGTTGCGATGATTTCCAGGGGATTGAGAATTGATGCGTGCGTCGAATGAAACTGACGGCGGAGCAACCGTCGAAGCCCAGGGATCCGGCGAGACCCATTCCTTTCAGGCGGAGGTCTCGCGTCTGCTGCACCTCATGGTGCATTCGGTCTATTCCGACCGAGACGTGTTTCTCCGGGAGCTGATTTCCAACGCCGCCGATGCCTGCGACAAGCTGCGCTATGAAGCGTTGTCACGGCCCGAGCTGCTTGCCGACGATCCCGAACTCAGCATCACGCTCGCTATCGACAAGGCGAACGGCACGTTGACGGTCTCCGACAACGGGATCGGAATGAGCCGTGACGAGCTGGTGGACAATCTCGGCACCATTGCGCGGTCCGGAACGCATGCCTTCATGGAGAAGCTCGGCCAGGGGGAAGGCTCTCCGAAGCTCATCGGACAGTTCGGCGTAGGGTTCTACGCGGCCTTCATGGTTGCTGCCAGGGTGGACGTCACGTCCCGTCGAGCCGGATCGGACGAGGCCTGGGTGTGGTCCTCCGACGGCACGGGCACTTTTACCGTGGAGCCGTTCGCGGGCGAGGATGCTCCCAAGCGCGGCACCTCGATCCGGCTGACTCTGAAGGAGGATGCGAAGGACTTCCTGGAGCCTTGGAAAATCGAGCAGGTGGTGCGGGCCTATTCCGACCATGTGGCCATTCCCATCAGAATCGCGACGATCGAGCAAAAGGATGAGGAGCCGCGGCAGATCAACAACGCGGCCGCTCTCTGGATGCGCCCAAAATCCGAGATCACAGAGGAGCAGTACAAGGAGTTCTTCGGTGCCATCGCAGGCATCTACAGTGATCCCGCACTCATCATCCACTACCGGGCCGAGGGACGGCACGAATATACGGTGCTGCTGGCAGTCCCATCAGAGCAACCGTTCGATCTGTTCGATCCGGAGCGGAGAGGGCGCCAAAAGCTTTATGTCAGGCGCGTCTACATCACCGACGATGCCGAATTCCTGCCCGGCTATCTCCGGTTCGTGCGGGGGGTCATCGATAGCGAAGACATGCCGCTCAACCTGTCTCGGGAAATGCTGCAGAACAATCCGCTCGTGGCGCAAATCCGCAAGGCAGTGACGAAGCGCGTTCTCTCCGAGCTGAAGAAGACTGCCGAACAGAATAGCGAGACCTATGGGAAGATCTGGTCGGCCTTCGGTGCGGTGATCAAGGAAGGGCTCTATGAGGATATGGAACGGCGGGACGAGCTGTTCGAGATCGCCCGCTTCCGGACCACGACGTCCCCGGAGGGGGAGACGCGGTCCTTGAAGGACTATGTCGGGTCCCTGAAGACCAACCAGACGGCCATCTATTATGTGGCCGCAGACGATGCGACCAAGGCTGCCGCGGCGCCGCAAATCGAGGGGTTCAAAGCGCGCGGCATCGAAGTGCTGCTGCTCACCGACCCCGTCGATAATTTCTGGACGCGCACGGCCCTGGGCTTCGATGGAAAGCCGTTCCGCTCAGTCACACAGGGCGCCGCCGACCTCGCCGGTATTCCGGTGGAGAAAAGCGATGAGGCGACGGAGAGCGATGCTCAAGACAAGCCGGCTCTGGGCACGCTCGTCGCCGCCATGAAACAAACGCTGGGCGATGCCGTGAGCGATGTGCGCCTCTCCGACCGCCTGACATCATCGCCCGTCTGCCTCGTGGCCGACGTACAGGGCATGGACAGGAACATGGAACGGCTGCTCGCTAAGCAAAAGCCGGGAGCCAAGCACAGCCAACCGATCCTGGAGATCAATCCCACGCATCCCATGGTAACCGGACTGGCAAAGCGGGCCAAAGAGCACGGCGTCTCGGATGAGATCTCGGATGCGGCCTGGTTGCTCCTGGATGAGGCCTATGTCCTGGAAGGCGAACCGGTGCCAGATCCAGCCGCCTTCGCTCGGCGGCTCAGCGGGGTGATGGCCCGGATCCTCGGCTAGGCTCGCAAGGCTCGGTTAGGGCGTAAGATCAACAATGGCGCTGGCGGCAATGATCGGGCCGCCATCGTCTTCCTGGAGAAGAACGACACCATTTGGCGCCTCCTCGCTCACGAGTTCCGCCGCAGGCAAAGTGACCGACATGGGCGAGCCGTGCCACATCCCGACCGGGATCATCTTGCGCACGACATTCGTGTAGATGATTTCCCGGTCAATGTTCTCGCCCTTCGTAATGGCGACGTGGGCTTCGGGCTGGATCATCATCAACCAGACCGTCGCATCGAAGGGTTTCCCCTCGGGGCCTACTCCAACCGAAATTTCGAGCTCACGGCCCTTATTCCGGACGACCAGCGGCACCTCCGGCTCCGTTTCATCCGCGAGCCGCTTCTTAATCAACGCATCGACTTCGTGGCGACGGCTGCCGACAACATGGACCAGGCCATCGATGACCATCTGCGGGGTATAAACATCCTTGTCGCCGCGGCGCTTGGCGTATTCACGCTGACGTTTGGTGTTTTCAGGATTGCCAAGCGTGTCCTTCCAACCGAGATAATCCCAATAATCGACATTGAAGGTCAGGGCGACCACGTCGGGGCGCTTTGCAAGATCCTTCATGAAGTTGTCGGCGGCCGGGCACGCCGAGCATCCCTGGCTCGTGAAAAGCTCGACGACAGCGCGTTCCTCCGCGGCCGCAGTGGCGGATGCACCCAAGAGCACCCATCCCACCGCCGCAGCGGTGAGAGTGGCTCGTTTCCAGCGGTCTGCAGCGTTTGAAAGCATGGGGCAACCTAGGCTTTCGTCCGTGGAGCTGGCGAGTAACGATGGGGTGAGACGGTCCTTCTCCGCATCACGTTTTTGGAGAGCGCGATGCGAAGCCATCAGCATCCGGCCCACTCAGGCCGCACGCACCAAGTTGCGGAGGACGTAGTGGAGGATGCCACCGCTGCGGAAATAATCGAGTTCGTCCAAGGTATCGATCCGGCAGAAGAGCGGAACAGTGCGAACGGTGCCGTCCGCAGACTCGATCCGCGCGTCGACCACGGTGCGAGGCTGGAGTTTGTCCATGCCGCTTATCGAAATCTTCTCATCGCCCTTCAGCCCGAGAGCCTGCCAGCTATCGCCCAGCTCGAACTGCAGGGGCAGAACACCCATTCCCACCAGATTGGAACGATGAATGCGCTCGAAGCTCTCAGCAACGACCGCGCGGACCCCGAGGAGACGCGTGCCCTTGGCCGCCCAGTCGCGGCTCGATCCCGTGCCGTATTCCTTACCGGCAAAGATCACCAGCGGCACATGCTCCTGCTGGTATTCCATGGCGGCGTCGTAGATCGGCATCTGCTGCCCCGACGGGTAGTGCTTCGTGATACCGCCCTCGACACCAGGAACCATCTGGTTCTTGATGCGAATATTCGCAAAGGTGCCGCGCATCATGACCTCATGATTGCCGCGGCGCGCGCCGTATGAATTGAAGTCCATCACATCAACGCCGTGCTCAGACAGATATTTGCCGGCGGGGCTATCCCTCTTGATGGAGCCGGCAGGCGAGATGTGGTCGGTTGTTATCGAATCGAGGAAGAGGCCCAGTATGCGGGCGCCTTCTATATCTTCGACCGGCTTCGGTGCAGCCGTCATACCCTCGAAGTAAGGCGGGTTCTGCACGTAGGTCGAGTTGCTGTCCCAGGCGTAGGTCAGTCCGCCGGTGACGTCGATCTTCTGCCAGGATTCGTCGCCCTTGAAGACGTCGCTGTAGCGCTCCTGGAACATTGCCCGAGTGACGGACTCGCGGACCGTGTCCGCGATCTCCTTGGTGCTGGGCCAGATATCCTTCAAGTAAACGGGCTGACCATCATGGCCGGTGCCGAGGGGCTCCGTCGCCATGTCGATCTTCATGGATCCAGCGAGCGCATAGGCCACCACGAGTGGCGGGGATGCGAGATAATTGGCCCTCACATCAGGGTTTATGCGGCCTTCGAAGTTGCGGTTGCCGGAGAGGACCGACACAGCGACCAGATCATTGGTCTTGATCGTCTCGGAAATCGCATCCGGAAGCGGGCCGGAATTGCCTATGCAGGTGGTGCAGCCGTAGCCGACCAGGCTGAAGCCGAGCTTATCCAGATCCTTATCAAGGCCAGCGCGCGCAAGGTATTCGGTGACCACCTGGCTGCCGGGGGCGAGGGAGGTCTTCACCCATGGCTTTACCTGCAGGCCTTTGGCAACAGCATTCCGCGCAAGCAGGCCAGCGCCGAGCATCACCGAGGGATTGGAGGTGTTGGTGCAGGACGTGATCGCTGCGATCACCACATCGCCATTGCCAAGGTCGAAATTGGCGCCGTCGACCTTGTAACGTTGCGAAAGGGCACCTGGCTGACCGAATTCCGTCTCCATTACGGTCTTGAAGTTCGCGGCTGCATTGGACAGTTCTACGCGGTCCTGAGGGCGCTTCGGGCCGGCAAGGCTGGGAACGACATCCGCCAGATTCAGCTCAAGCGTGTCGGTGAAGACCGGGTCCTGAGTGCTCGGCAGGCGGTACATGTTCTGGGCCTTGGCATAAGCCTCGACCAAGGCAATGGTTTCCTCCGGGCGACCTGAGGCCGTCAGATATTTGATGGTGTCCTCGTCGATGGGGAAGAAGCCGCAAGTGGCGCCGTATTCAGGGGCCATGTTGCCGATCGTCGCCTGATCTTCCAGTGAGAGCGAACCCAAGCCTGGGCCGAAGAACTCCACAAATTTGCCGACCACACCTTTCTTACGCAGCATCTGCGTAACGGTGAGCACCAAGTCCGTTGCGGTGACGCCTTCCTTCAGGGTGCCCGTCACCTTGAAGCCCACGACCTCGGGGATCAACATCGAGATCGGCTGGCCGAGCATGGCCGCTTCCGCCTCGATGCCGCCCACGCCCCACCCCAAGACGGAGAGACCATTGACCATCGTCGTGTGGCTGTCGGTGCCCACGAGCGTATCAGGATAAGCAACCTCCACCGGGCCGGTCGCCGTCTCCTCGATCCTCGTCCATACCGTGCGAGACAGATATTCGAGGTTCACCTGATGGCAAATGCCGGTGCCGGGCGGCACGACGCGAAAATTCGCGAAGGCGTCCTGGCCCCATTTCAAGAATTTGTAACGCTCGCCATTGCGTTCATATTCCCGCTCGACGTTGAGCTCGAAGGCATTGGAGCTCGCGAAGAAGTCAACCATCACCGAGTGATCAATCACCAGGTCGACCGGTGCCAAAGGGTTGATCTTCTCGGGGTTGCTGCCGAGCTGCTTCATGGCATCGCGCATGGCTGCAAGATCCACGACCGCCGGAACGCCGGTGAAATCCTGCATCAGCACCCGGGCCGGACGAAAGGCAATTTCGCGATCACTCTTCCGCGTCTTCAGCCATTCGGCCATGGCGAGGATATCGTCCTTCGATACGGTACGCCCATCCTCATGGCGCAACAGGTTCTCGAGGAGGACCTTGAGGGAAAAGGGAAGTTGCGAGACCCCAGGGAGCCCATTCTTCTCCGCCTCCGGCAGGCTAAAGTAGTCATAGCTTCGAGTGCCGACCTCAAGTGTGCGGCGGCATTTGAAGCTGTCGAGCGAACGGGGTTCGATGGTCATCGCGGTCCTCTGGGGAAGTGCGGGAGTGAATTCAATGGAATGAACAGGGTCGGCAAATAATGGCAGATATACCGCGCCGACATACTGGCGGCACCGCCGCGGAAGCTGTCGCTTCATGGAAACGCGGCACGGGGACCTGAGCCGGCATGCGGGTTCGGTTCATCTCCGGGTTCTATAGACTCTTTCCAAACAGGTTGAAAGTAGTCCTCAAAGCTAACGACATCAAGAAAGCAGGCGAAGCGCCACCCCCTATGCGTTGCCAAAGCTCTCCTGTACATGAAGAGCCTTGCGATAGGAGCACAATGACACGGCTTGCGGCAGAACAGCTGGCATGCGAACGAGGCGGACGCGACGTGTTTGCCGATGTCAGCTTCCAGCTCCATGGTGGCGAGTCCCTGCTGCTCACCGGGCCCAACGGTTCGGGCAAGACGACGCTCATGCGCGCACTCTGCGGCCTGTCGGAGATCACCCAGGGCAAGCTTGAACTTAGGGGCTTTCCGGGCGACCTACCGATCCCCCAGCGCAGCCACTATGTCGGGCACCAGGAGGCCATAAAAGTGGCGTTCACAGTCACCGAGAACCTTCAGTTCTGGGCGAGCTTCCTCGGCGGGGGCAATGTCGCCCTGGCGCTGGAGGCTTTCGGGCTGGCTCGCCTCGGACCGTACTCCGCCGGCCTCCTCTCCTCAGGGCAGCGACGCCGGCTGGCCTTGTCGCGATTGTTGCTGGTGAAACGGCCGATCTGGCTTCTCGACGAGCCGACGGTCGGGCTGGACGCGGCATCACAGGCCGTTCTGGGCGATCTCCTCACTGCTCATCTCGCGGACGGCGGCATGGTCATCGTCAGCTCACATGTGGATTTGCCATTGACGCCCAGCCTGCAGTTGGACATGGCGGAGCACGCTGTCCTTCCATGAGAATATTTCTGGCCATCCTCTTCCGAGACATCCGGCTGGCGCTGCGCCAGGGCGGGGGCGCGGGCACGGCCCTGGGCTTCTTTCTTGCCGTGGTCATCCTGCTGCCTTTGGGGATCGGACCCGACCTTGCTGTGCTCTCGCGCATCGCGCCCGGGGCCCTCTGGATCGCGCTGCTGCTGTCGGTCCTGCTCTCTGCGGAGCGTATTTTTCAATCCGACTATGAGGACGGTTCATTGGAGGTGATGAGCATGGGGCTCGTGCCCCTCGAGCTCATCGCGCTCGCAAAGGCGCTGGGGCACTGGATCACGACCGCCCTGCCCCTGGCGATCGCGGCCCCGCCCCTAGGAGTTCTGCTGAATGTCGCTCCCGAGGTGGTGCTGCCGCTGTGGGCTGCCATGCTTACTGCCTCGCTGGCCTTGAGCCTCCTCGCCAGTCTCGGAGCTGCACTTACGGTGGGCGTGCGGCGAGGCGGTCTCATCGTCTCCATTCTGGTCCTGCCGCTCTATATTCCTGTGCTCGTGTTCGGGATATCGGCGAGCGTCGGTCTGTCCGCGACGACGGAGGTTTTCGGCGCCTCGATGCTGATGCTGACCGCGATCACGCTCGCGTGCGCCGTGCTCTGTCCGGTCGGCGCTGCTGCCGCACTCCGGGCTCATATGAAGTAAGACGCCCCGGCAGGAAGTTGAAAACCCGCCGCATTGCAGATTTCCCCCGTTCAGTTTAAGTGCCGACTCATGCAACGTTTTGCAAATCCTACGCGCTTCGTTCAGCTTGCTGCCACGTTGCTGCCCTGGACGGCGAGTGCAGCAGCGCTGCTGCTGATCACGGGGGCCGTGTGGGGACTGGTCTATGCTCCGCCTGATTATCAACAGGGGGAGACCGTCCGCATCATGTATGTTCATGTTCCGGCGGCATGGATGGCGATGTTCGTCTATTCGAGCATGGCCGCATCCAGCGTCGTCGCAATGATTTGGCGACACCCGCTGGCTGATGTCGCTGCGAAAGCGGCAGCACCGATCGGAGCCTGCTTCACCTTCCTGGCTCTCGCAACCGGTTCTTTGTGGGGGAAACCAATGTGGGGTGCCTGGTGGGTCTGGGATGCCCGGCTCACTTCGGTCTTCGTGCTCTTCCTGCTCTATCTCGGCTACATGGCGATCTGGCAGATCATCGAGCAACGTCAACGGGCGGCAAGGATCGCGCAGATCGTCGCGGTCGTCGGCTTCGTGAACATACCCATCGTAAAATTCTCAGTGGATTGGTGGAACTCGTTGCATCAGCCTGCGAGTGTGCTCAAGATCGGAGGCCCGGCGATCGATCCGTCCATGCTTTGGCCGCTTCTGATCATGGGGCTCGCGTATCTGTTCCTGTTCATCACGCTGCTGTTAATTTCGATGCGTACGGAGATCACCTCGCGGAGGATCGCTGCGATGGAACTTGCCGAGGTCAGGGCTTAAGGAAGAATCCCATGTCGTTTGAGGCGCCACACGTTGCCTTCGTGGTCGCGGCTTATGTCCTCACCGCGCTCGTGCTTGCGGCGATGACAGTGGGCATCATCATTGCTTATCGACGGCAGGCGAGACGGCTGCAGGAGCTCGAGGAGCGTGGCGCGCCACGACGGCCGATCCGATCCCAAGCGATGGGACAAGAGACGTGAACATGGCTGCTGAAGCCCCCAAACCGCATGGCGACGAGCCTCGCAAGCGGCGCGTTCTGCCACTGGCAGTCCTTCCCGTCATCCTGTTTGCCCTGCTGGCCATCGTGATGATGATGCGCCTTTTCGGAGGAGATCCGTCGAAGCTGCCGTCACCGCTGATCGGAAAGGCGGTGCCGGATTTCGCCCTTCCCGGGCTTGCCGGCCTTCAGGCCGAAGGGATACCGGTCCCCGGGTTCTCGACCTCGGACCTGGCAAAGGGCGACGTCACTCTCGTGAATGTCTGGGCTTCCTGGTGCGTGCCCTGCCGACAGGAACATCCCATCCTCATGCAGCTGGCCACGGATCCAAACGTGAAGATCCTGGGGATCAACTACAAGGACAATGCGGAGAATGCGCGCCGTTTCCTCG from Rhodoligotrophos appendicifer encodes the following:
- the ccmD gene encoding heme exporter protein CcmD, whose protein sequence is MSFEAPHVAFVVAAYVLTALVLAAMTVGIIIAYRRQARRLQELEERGAPRRPIRSQAMGQET
- a CDS encoding DUF1223 domain-containing protein → MLSNAADRWKRATLTAAAVGWVLLGASATAAAEERAVVELFTSQGCSACPAADNFMKDLAKRPDVVALTFNVDYWDYLGWKDTLGNPENTKRQREYAKRRGDKDVYTPQMVIDGLVHVVGSRRHEVDALIKKRLADETEPEVPLVVRNKGRELEISVGVGPEGKPFDATVWLMMIQPEAHVAITKGENIDREIIYTNVVRKMIPVGMWHGSPMSVTLPAAELVSEEAPNGVVLLQEDDGGPIIAASAIVDLTP
- a CDS encoding 3-hydroxybutyryl-CoA dehydrogenase, which translates into the protein MEIRKVGVIGAGQMGNGIAHVAALAGHDVFLNDLSRENIESALATINGNMARQARNGKITEDQRRQALDRIHIAENLESLEVCDLVIESASEDEQVKRKIFAALCPLIRPETIVATNTSSISITRLAASTDRPERFMGIHFMNPVPLMELVELIRGIATDDATFTSVRQFTLTLGKTIAVAEDFPAFIVNRILLPMINEAVYTLYEGVGTVEAIDSAMKLGAHHPMGPLELADFIGLDTCLSIMQVLYEGLADSKYRPCPLLVKYVEAGWLGRKTQRGFYDYRGEKPVPTR
- the ccmB gene encoding heme exporter protein CcmB, translating into MRIFLAILFRDIRLALRQGGGAGTALGFFLAVVILLPLGIGPDLAVLSRIAPGALWIALLLSVLLSAERIFQSDYEDGSLEVMSMGLVPLELIALAKALGHWITTALPLAIAAPPLGVLLNVAPEVVLPLWAAMLTASLALSLLASLGAALTVGVRRGGLIVSILVLPLYIPVLVFGISASVGLSATTEVFGASMLMLTAITLACAVLCPVGAAAALRAHMK
- a CDS encoding phosphotransferase, yielding MSVAQRSRGMEDGDVPLLGGSRSIVTRRGDVVFREAAPWSRTVIALLRHLEAVGFDHAPRVVSGGFDPSGREMLSFVEGTFVHPKAWNDDALPALGRMLRELHEATASFRPDDTPQWQSWFGRRLGIPSVIGHCDTGPWNIVSRDQMPVALIDWEVAGPVDPRVELCQACWLNAHLVDDDIAELHGFPSVEMRARQLCMLLDGYGLSRRERIGFIDLIRDFVVLCAADIATEARVTRDATVNPRLWGIAWRARSAGWITRHRSTLERVLNASA
- the htpG gene encoding molecular chaperone HtpG; its protein translation is MRASNETDGGATVEAQGSGETHSFQAEVSRLLHLMVHSVYSDRDVFLRELISNAADACDKLRYEALSRPELLADDPELSITLAIDKANGTLTVSDNGIGMSRDELVDNLGTIARSGTHAFMEKLGQGEGSPKLIGQFGVGFYAAFMVAARVDVTSRRAGSDEAWVWSSDGTGTFTVEPFAGEDAPKRGTSIRLTLKEDAKDFLEPWKIEQVVRAYSDHVAIPIRIATIEQKDEEPRQINNAAALWMRPKSEITEEQYKEFFGAIAGIYSDPALIIHYRAEGRHEYTVLLAVPSEQPFDLFDPERRGRQKLYVRRVYITDDAEFLPGYLRFVRGVIDSEDMPLNLSREMLQNNPLVAQIRKAVTKRVLSELKKTAEQNSETYGKIWSAFGAVIKEGLYEDMERRDELFEIARFRTTTSPEGETRSLKDYVGSLKTNQTAIYYVAADDATKAAAAPQIEGFKARGIEVLLLTDPVDNFWTRTALGFDGKPFRSVTQGAADLAGIPVEKSDEATESDAQDKPALGTLVAAMKQTLGDAVSDVRLSDRLTSSPVCLVADVQGMDRNMERLLAKQKPGAKHSQPILEINPTHPMVTGLAKRAKEHGVSDEISDAAWLLLDEAYVLEGEPVPDPAAFARRLSGVMARILG
- a CDS encoding heme ABC transporter permease codes for the protein MQRFANPTRFVQLAATLLPWTASAAALLLITGAVWGLVYAPPDYQQGETVRIMYVHVPAAWMAMFVYSSMAASSVVAMIWRHPLADVAAKAAAPIGACFTFLALATGSLWGKPMWGAWWVWDARLTSVFVLFLLYLGYMAIWQIIEQRQRAARIAQIVAVVGFVNIPIVKFSVDWWNSLHQPASVLKIGGPAIDPSMLWPLLIMGLAYLFLFITLLLISMRTEITSRRIAAMELAEVRA
- a CDS encoding DsbE family thiol:disulfide interchange protein, producing MAAEAPKPHGDEPRKRRVLPLAVLPVILFALLAIVMMMRLFGGDPSKLPSPLIGKAVPDFALPGLAGLQAEGIPVPGFSTSDLAKGDVTLVNVWASWCVPCRQEHPILMQLATDPNVKILGINYKDNAENARRFLGLLGNPFRAVGIDPEGKTAVEWGFYGVPETFVVNGKGIITYKWIGPMTADIVQQNILPAITAARAGRN
- the ccmA gene encoding heme ABC exporter ATP-binding protein CcmA, whose product is MTRLAAEQLACERGGRDVFADVSFQLHGGESLLLTGPNGSGKTTLMRALCGLSEITQGKLELRGFPGDLPIPQRSHYVGHQEAIKVAFTVTENLQFWASFLGGGNVALALEAFGLARLGPYSAGLLSSGQRRRLALSRLLLVKRPIWLLDEPTVGLDAASQAVLGDLLTAHLADGGMVIVSSHVDLPLTPSLQLDMAEHAVLP
- the acnA gene encoding aconitate hydratase AcnA, whose product is MTIEPRSLDSFKCRRTLEVGTRSYDYFSLPEAEKNGLPGVSQLPFSLKVLLENLLRHEDGRTVSKDDILAMAEWLKTRKSDREIAFRPARVLMQDFTGVPAVVDLAAMRDAMKQLGSNPEKINPLAPVDLVIDHSVMVDFFASSNAFELNVEREYERNGERYKFLKWGQDAFANFRVVPPGTGICHQVNLEYLSRTVWTRIEETATGPVEVAYPDTLVGTDSHTTMVNGLSVLGWGVGGIEAEAAMLGQPISMLIPEVVGFKVTGTLKEGVTATDLVLTVTQMLRKKGVVGKFVEFFGPGLGSLSLEDQATIGNMAPEYGATCGFFPIDEDTIKYLTASGRPEETIALVEAYAKAQNMYRLPSTQDPVFTDTLELNLADVVPSLAGPKRPQDRVELSNAAANFKTVMETEFGQPGALSQRYKVDGANFDLGNGDVVIAAITSCTNTSNPSVMLGAGLLARNAVAKGLQVKPWVKTSLAPGSQVVTEYLARAGLDKDLDKLGFSLVGYGCTTCIGNSGPLPDAISETIKTNDLVAVSVLSGNRNFEGRINPDVRANYLASPPLVVAYALAGSMKIDMATEPLGTGHDGQPVYLKDIWPSTKEIADTVRESVTRAMFQERYSDVFKGDESWQKIDVTGGLTYAWDSNSTYVQNPPYFEGMTAAPKPVEDIEGARILGLFLDSITTDHISPAGSIKRDSPAGKYLSEHGVDVMDFNSYGARRGNHEVMMRGTFANIRIKNQMVPGVEGGITKHYPSGQQMPIYDAAMEYQQEHVPLVIFAGKEYGTGSSRDWAAKGTRLLGVRAVVAESFERIHRSNLVGMGVLPLQFELGDSWQALGLKGDEKISISGMDKLQPRTVVDARIESADGTVRTVPLFCRIDTLDELDYFRSGGILHYVLRNLVRAA
- a CDS encoding electron transfer flavoprotein subunit alpha/FixB family protein, coding for MATLLIAEHDNASLKDATHKALTAATEIGGEVHVLVAGKGADAAAKEAAGLQGVSKVLHVEDSGLERPLAEAMATLVVGLADAYDVLIAPATSNGKNYMPRIAALLDVMQVSDIIAVKGKDTFERPIYAGNAIQTVQATDPKIVITVRTSAFQATGTGGSAAIETVAAPADAGQSSYVSENLSKSDRPDLTSAKIVISGGRGMQSGDNFHMLEKVADRLGAAVGASRAAVDAGFVPNNYQVGQTGKVVSPDLYIAVGISGAIQHLAGMKDSKVIVAINKDEEAPIFQVADYGYVGDLFSAIPELEQELAKAGY